The Geodermatophilaceae bacterium NBWT11 genome has a segment encoding these proteins:
- a CDS encoding ABC transporter permease subunit, giving the protein MTAPALRRDRRRWTWGVGALVVLAWSLAGAGVFSGEVLNPAGLAQFGRFAVGALHPALDADLLVVLARAALVTVAYAALGAGLALALGALGAVAVARTTWGRRRLGWTLTRGALAVPRGLHEAVWGLLLVNVLGLDPWVGVLAIGIPYGAVTARVFADLVDEVPRGSHDALRAAGATRTTAVVYGLLPAASGGLLSYAFYRVECAVRSAVVLGLIGAGGLGYELLLSFSSLRWPQVWTAVYAIAGLCLLADVAGRSVRRRVASPVPAAAGVLRRDPVVTGAVLGTVALIGWSAWYLALDAATLVGPRAREQLGYVLGAAWPPATDGDLLRRVLVLSVDTVQMSVVAIAVALVGSVALAGLAAHPGPEAGIGRRAAGVVVRLALVLLRAVPPPVWALVLLFVFLPGVLPGALALGVYTLGVLGRLTAEATESLDPRPRAALTALGARPAGAWLVGTAPRAVGPVLAFALYRWEVAIRDATLVGLLGAGGIGVLLSAEISSFDWPAVATVLAAMVLLTWAVDLVSARAREAVR; this is encoded by the coding sequence GTGACCGCTCCGGCACTGCGCCGGGACCGGCGGCGGTGGACGTGGGGGGTCGGTGCGCTGGTCGTGCTGGCCTGGTCGCTCGCTGGGGCGGGTGTCTTCTCCGGCGAGGTGCTCAACCCGGCCGGCCTGGCCCAGTTCGGCCGGTTCGCCGTCGGCGCCCTCCACCCCGCGCTGGACGCCGACCTGCTGGTCGTGCTCGCCCGGGCCGCGCTGGTCACCGTCGCCTACGCCGCACTCGGCGCCGGGCTGGCTCTCGCGCTGGGCGCGCTCGGTGCCGTGGCCGTCGCCCGCACCACGTGGGGACGACGGCGCCTGGGGTGGACGCTCACCCGTGGCGCGCTGGCCGTGCCCCGCGGGCTGCACGAGGCCGTCTGGGGCCTGCTGCTGGTGAACGTGCTGGGGCTGGACCCCTGGGTGGGCGTGCTGGCCATCGGCATCCCGTACGGCGCCGTGACCGCCAGGGTGTTCGCCGACCTGGTCGACGAGGTGCCCCGCGGCAGCCACGACGCGCTGCGTGCCGCGGGTGCCACCCGCACGACCGCGGTGGTCTACGGGCTGCTGCCCGCGGCGTCGGGCGGGCTGCTGTCCTACGCCTTCTACCGGGTGGAGTGCGCGGTGCGCTCGGCCGTCGTCCTGGGGCTCATCGGGGCCGGCGGGCTGGGCTACGAGCTGCTGCTGTCGTTCTCCTCGTTGCGCTGGCCCCAGGTGTGGACGGCGGTCTACGCGATCGCGGGGCTCTGCCTGCTGGCCGACGTGGCCGGCCGGTCGGTGCGCCGCCGGGTGGCCTCCCCCGTGCCCGCCGCGGCCGGGGTGCTCCGCCGCGACCCGGTGGTCACCGGGGCGGTGCTGGGCACGGTCGCCCTCATCGGCTGGTCGGCCTGGTACCTGGCCCTGGACGCGGCCACCCTCGTCGGCCCGCGGGCCCGAGAGCAGCTGGGCTACGTGCTGGGTGCCGCGTGGCCGCCCGCCACCGACGGCGACCTGCTGCGGCGGGTGCTGGTGCTCTCGGTGGACACCGTGCAGATGTCGGTGGTCGCGATCGCGGTGGCCCTGGTCGGGTCGGTCGCGCTGGCCGGGCTCGCCGCCCACCCCGGCCCCGAGGCGGGGATCGGCCGGCGGGCGGCCGGGGTCGTCGTCCGGCTCGCGCTGGTGCTGCTGCGCGCGGTGCCGCCGCCGGTCTGGGCGCTGGTGCTGCTGTTCGTGTTCCTGCCCGGCGTGCTGCCCGGGGCCCTGGCGCTGGGCGTCTACACCCTGGGCGTGCTGGGCCGGCTGACCGCCGAGGCCACCGAGTCCCTCGACCCGCGCCCCCGGGCCGCGCTCACCGCGCTGGGCGCCCGGCCCGCCGGGGCGTGGCTGGTGGGCACCGCCCCCCGGGCGGTCGGTCCGGTGCTGGCGTTCGCGCTCTACCGGTGGGAGGTCGCCATCCGCGACGCGACCCTGGTCGGGCTCCTCGGCGCCGGCGGCATCGGGGTCCTGCTGTCGGCCGAGATCTCCTCGTTCGACTGGCCGGCCGTGGCCACCGTGCTGGCCGCGATGGTGCTGCTGACCTGGGCCGTCGACCTGGTCAGTGCCCGCGCGCGGGAGGCGGTCCGCTAG
- a CDS encoding ATP-binding cassette domain-containing protein: MTAVLQLDEVTVTLGRTTALAGVDLTVRAGERVAVVGASGAGKSTLLAVANGSVVPTAGGVQVLGTDPAGLTSAALRRLRARVGTVHQHLELVGPLRVVHNVNAGRLGRWSAGRAAWSLVRPQGVGEVVAALDRVGLADRVYDRTERLSGGQQQRVALARVLVQRPELVLADEPASALDPALADTALELLGELAADTGGALVVCLHDPALALRHCDRVVGLAAGRVVLDAPATELTLPALEAFYGVTR, translated from the coding sequence CTGACCGCCGTCCTGCAGCTGGACGAGGTCACGGTCACCCTCGGCCGCACCACCGCGCTCGCCGGTGTGGACCTCACGGTCCGCGCCGGTGAGCGGGTGGCGGTGGTGGGGGCGTCCGGGGCCGGCAAGTCCACGCTGCTCGCCGTCGCCAACGGCAGCGTCGTCCCCACGGCCGGGGGGGTGCAGGTGCTCGGCACCGACCCCGCCGGGCTGACCAGTGCCGCGCTGCGCCGGCTGCGCGCCCGGGTCGGCACGGTGCACCAGCACCTGGAGCTGGTCGGACCGCTGCGGGTCGTGCACAACGTCAACGCCGGCCGGTTGGGCCGCTGGTCGGCCGGCCGTGCGGCCTGGTCGCTGGTCCGACCGCAGGGGGTCGGGGAGGTGGTCGCCGCCCTGGACCGGGTGGGGCTGGCCGACCGGGTCTACGACCGCACCGAGCGGCTGTCCGGGGGGCAGCAGCAGCGGGTGGCACTGGCCCGGGTGCTGGTGCAGCGCCCGGAGCTGGTGCTCGCCGACGAGCCGGCCTCCGCCCTGGACCCCGCGCTGGCCGACACCGCGCTGGAGCTGCTGGGTGAGCTCGCCGCCGACACCGGGGGTGCGCTGGTGGTCTGCCTGCACGACCCGGCGCTGGCGCTGCGGCACTGCGACCGGGTGGTCGGGCTGGCCGCCGGCCGGGTGGTGCTCGACGCCCCCGCGACCGAGCTGACCCTGCCCGCCCTGGAGGCGTTCTACGGCGTGACCCGGTGA
- a CDS encoding putative selenate ABC transporter substrate-binding protein, with protein sequence MTVHRAARSGGPALVNRRSFLAGTGLALTAALAACGGRESPVSSSSRGSLTISAIPDQDPEVLARLYGAVADSASAALDLDVAYEPVTDYAAAVSLFRTGDLDLVWFGGLTGVQARLQTPGAVPVAQRDIDEDFHSVFVVNAATGLAPSDDLAPLAPLRFTYGSETSTSGRLMPAYYLQEAGVDPQGFPGGPGFSGSHDATLALVASGSYQAGVLNEQVWTSRQAEGTVDPAVVLYARSPGYHDYHWLLGPQAVDRVGDDLPDRVLDWLTGLPVDDEVLELFGAGSFIPTEAANYDQIEEIGRDLGLVN encoded by the coding sequence GTGACCGTGCACCGCGCCGCCCGGTCGGGTGGTCCCGCTCTCGTGAACCGTCGCTCCTTCCTCGCCGGCACCGGCCTCGCCCTCACCGCCGCCCTCGCGGCCTGCGGAGGGCGCGAGTCCCCCGTCTCCAGCAGCTCCCGCGGGTCGCTGACCATCAGCGCGATCCCCGACCAGGACCCCGAGGTGCTCGCCCGCCTCTACGGCGCCGTCGCCGACTCCGCCTCGGCCGCCCTGGACCTCGACGTCGCCTACGAGCCGGTCACCGACTACGCCGCGGCCGTCTCGCTCTTCCGCACCGGCGACCTCGACCTGGTGTGGTTCGGCGGCCTGACCGGCGTGCAGGCCCGGCTGCAGACCCCTGGCGCCGTCCCGGTCGCCCAGCGCGACATCGACGAGGACTTCCACTCCGTCTTCGTGGTCAACGCCGCGACCGGGCTGGCGCCGTCCGACGACCTCGCCCCGCTGGCGCCGCTGCGGTTCACCTACGGCAGCGAGACCTCGACGTCGGGTCGGCTGATGCCCGCGTACTACCTGCAGGAGGCCGGGGTCGACCCGCAGGGCTTCCCGGGTGGACCCGGCTTCTCCGGCTCGCACGACGCGACGCTGGCCCTGGTCGCCTCCGGCAGCTACCAGGCCGGCGTGCTCAACGAGCAGGTCTGGACCTCCCGGCAGGCCGAGGGCACCGTCGACCCCGCCGTCGTGCTGTACGCCCGCAGCCCCGGCTACCACGACTACCACTGGCTGCTCGGCCCGCAGGCGGTCGACCGGGTCGGGGACGACCTCCCCGACCGGGTGCTCGACTGGCTCACCGGGCTGCCCGTCGACGACGAGGTGCTCGAGCTGTTCGGCGCCGGGTCGTTCATCCCGACCGAGGCCGCGAACTACGACCAGATCGAGGAGATCGGCCGCGACCTGGGGCTGGTGAACTGA
- a CDS encoding HIT domain-containing protein, translating to MVAGEIPADVVHETDRTFAFRDINPQAPTHVLVIPKDHHATAGLLVGADPGLLAEVVAAAHAVAVQEGLATADGAEPGYRLVANTGPAAGQSVHHVHLHVLGGRDLAWPPG from the coding sequence ATGGTCGCCGGGGAGATCCCCGCCGACGTCGTCCACGAGACCGACCGGACGTTCGCCTTCCGGGACATCAACCCGCAGGCGCCCACCCACGTGCTGGTGATCCCGAAGGACCACCACGCCACCGCGGGCCTGCTGGTCGGCGCCGACCCGGGCCTGCTGGCCGAGGTGGTCGCCGCCGCGCACGCCGTCGCCGTGCAGGAGGGGCTGGCCACCGCGGACGGCGCGGAACCCGGCTACCGGCTGGTCGCCAACACCGGCCCCGCCGCCGGGCAGAGCGTGCACCACGTGCACCTGCACGTCCTGGGCGGCCGCGACCTGGCCTGGCCCCCCGGCTGA
- a CDS encoding enoyl-CoA hydratase/isomerase family protein, with translation MTESSAAPATPSTPSPGVRIERDGDVAVLVLDDPPLNLFHDSTFDALETCVDELAELTAPGRADRARAVLVRAEGKIVSGGVDVQLFSDIANGPDPTAVGGWLWKRLLRTVQTLEDLPVPTVFAAHGLTLTAAFELALACDVLLATEKASFGLVEIVVGLTPSMGGPQRLAERAGTARAKELVFTGDRYDAATLQTWGVVNRVLPVEGFAEAARDFTRRVAAGPTVAHAATKTLVATAAREGVRAADAVVPAVSGALFGTADLRGAVASFLTDGPGKATHQGR, from the coding sequence GTGACCGAGAGCAGCGCAGCCCCCGCCACCCCGTCCACCCCGTCGCCCGGTGTCCGGATCGAGCGGGACGGCGACGTCGCCGTCCTCGTGCTGGACGACCCGCCGCTGAACCTCTTCCACGACTCCACGTTCGACGCGCTGGAGACCTGCGTGGACGAGCTGGCCGAGCTCACCGCGCCGGGACGGGCCGACCGGGCGCGGGCGGTGCTCGTGCGTGCCGAGGGGAAGATCGTCTCCGGCGGGGTGGACGTGCAGCTGTTCTCCGACATCGCGAACGGCCCCGACCCCACGGCCGTCGGCGGCTGGCTGTGGAAGCGGCTGCTGCGCACCGTGCAGACGCTGGAGGACCTCCCCGTCCCCACCGTGTTCGCCGCGCACGGGCTCACGCTGACCGCGGCGTTCGAGCTGGCGCTGGCCTGCGACGTGCTGCTGGCCACTGAGAAGGCGTCCTTCGGGCTGGTCGAGATCGTCGTGGGGCTGACCCCCTCGATGGGCGGGCCGCAGCGGCTGGCCGAGCGGGCCGGCACCGCCCGGGCCAAGGAGCTGGTGTTCACCGGCGACCGGTACGACGCCGCGACCCTGCAGACCTGGGGCGTGGTCAACCGGGTGCTGCCGGTGGAGGGCTTCGCCGAGGCCGCGCGGGACTTCACCCGCCGGGTCGCCGCCGGCCCGACCGTGGCGCACGCGGCCACCAAGACCCTGGTCGCGACGGCGGCCCGGGAGGGCGTGCGGGCCGCCGACGCCGTCGTCCCCGCGGTGTCCGGTGCGCTCTTCGGGACCGCGGACCTGCGCGGTGCGGTCGCCTCCTTCCTGACCGACGGTCCCGGGAAGGCCACCCACCAGGGCCGGTGA
- a CDS encoding PhoH family protein, which produces MVGLLGSADELLRLVESELAADVHVRGNEISLTGQPADNAFAVRVFDELIALLQTGQALRPDSVRRVVGMLRSGESARPAEVLSLDIINRRGRTIRPKTLNQKHYVDAIDANTVVFGIGPAGTGKTYLAMAKAVQALQTKQVDRIILTRPAVEAGERLGFLPGTLSEKIDPYLRPLYDALHDMVDPESIPRLMASGTIEVAPLAYMRGRTLNSAFVILDEAQNTTAEQMKMFLTRLGFGSKMVVTGDVTQVDLPGGAPSGLRVVREILTGIDDVHFSLLTSSDVVRHRLVGDIVDAYERWDTVQATRPDPVRSPGPRRQKGS; this is translated from the coding sequence ATGGTCGGCCTGCTGGGCTCGGCCGACGAGCTCCTCCGACTGGTCGAGAGCGAGTTGGCCGCCGACGTCCACGTCCGCGGCAACGAGATCTCGCTGACCGGGCAGCCCGCCGACAACGCCTTCGCCGTCCGCGTCTTCGACGAGCTCATCGCCCTGCTGCAGACCGGTCAGGCACTGCGCCCGGACTCCGTGCGCCGGGTCGTCGGGATGCTGCGCAGCGGGGAGAGCGCCCGGCCCGCCGAGGTGCTCAGCCTGGACATCATCAACCGGCGTGGTCGCACGATCCGGCCCAAGACGCTGAACCAGAAGCACTACGTGGACGCCATCGACGCGAACACCGTGGTCTTCGGGATCGGCCCGGCCGGCACCGGCAAGACCTACCTGGCGATGGCCAAGGCCGTGCAGGCCCTGCAGACCAAGCAGGTCGACCGGATCATCCTCACCCGCCCCGCGGTCGAGGCCGGCGAGCGGCTGGGCTTCCTGCCCGGCACGCTCAGCGAGAAGATCGACCCCTACCTGCGGCCGCTCTACGACGCGCTGCACGACATGGTCGACCCCGAGTCGATCCCGCGGCTGATGGCCTCCGGGACGATCGAGGTCGCCCCGCTGGCCTACATGCGCGGGCGCACGCTGAACTCGGCGTTCGTGATCCTCGACGAGGCGCAGAACACCACCGCCGAGCAGATGAAGATGTTCCTCACCCGGCTCGGGTTCGGCTCCAAGATGGTCGTCACCGGCGACGTCACCCAGGTCGACCTGCCCGGTGGTGCGCCGTCCGGGCTGCGGGTCGTGCGGGAGATCCTCACCGGCATCGACGACGTGCACTTCTCCCTGCTCACCAGCTCCGACGTCGTCCGGCACCGGCTGGTCGGGGACATCGTCGACGCCTACGAGCGCTGGGACACCGTCCAGGCCACCCGCCCCGACCCGGTGCGCAGCCCCGGCCCGCGCCGGCAGAAGGGGAGCTGA
- the ybeY gene encoding rRNA maturation RNase YbeY, producing MAVEVANESEIAVDETSLTGVCRYVLGELDVSPLAELSVLCVDVDHMASLHERWMGEKGPTDVLAFPMDELDTARPDDPEAGPELLGDVVLCPAVAIRQARAAGHTMDDELLLLATHGVLHLLGYDHMEPDEEKEMFGLQSSLLEGFRSAPRHQVTGEALPER from the coding sequence GTGGCCGTCGAGGTCGCCAACGAGTCCGAGATCGCCGTCGACGAGACGTCGCTGACCGGCGTCTGCCGCTACGTGCTGGGCGAGCTGGACGTCAGCCCGCTGGCCGAGCTGTCGGTGCTGTGCGTGGACGTGGACCACATGGCCAGCCTGCACGAGCGGTGGATGGGCGAGAAGGGCCCGACCGACGTGCTGGCCTTCCCCATGGACGAGCTGGACACCGCCCGGCCCGACGACCCCGAGGCCGGCCCCGAGCTGCTCGGCGACGTCGTGCTGTGCCCCGCGGTCGCCATCCGCCAGGCCCGCGCGGCCGGGCACACCATGGACGACGAGCTGCTGCTGCTGGCCACGCACGGCGTGCTGCACCTGCTCGGCTACGACCACATGGAGCCCGACGAGGAGAAGGAGATGTTCGGTCTCCAGTCCTCCCTCCTCGAGGGGTTCCGGTCCGCTCCCCGGCACCAGGTCACGGGCGAAGCCCTCCCCGAGCGATGA
- a CDS encoding HlyC/CorC family transporter translates to MSATAVTLLVIAVLLVPVAGLFAAVDSALARVSRARVEEMRREGVARAGVLLEVVDDRPRHVSLLLLLRIACEMTAAVLIAVILFVVFDGVGAGVVTAAAVMTVVSYVLIGVGPRTLGRQHAYPVALRAAGLTRLLGRVLGPVSTLLILLGNAITPGRGYRDGPFSTEVELRELVDMAEERGVVESGERNMIHSVFELGDTIAREVMVPRPDVVWIEQTKTLRQALALALRSGFSRLPVIGENVDDVVGVVYLKDLVKRTQGSGDGGKQRVEDVMRPASFVPESKPVDVLLRDMQARRIHMAVVVDEYGGSAGLLTIEDILEEIVGEIQDEHDTVQRPPIEELPDGSYRVIARLPVEDLADLFRVELPDDDDVETIGGLLAREIGRVPIEGSEAVVGGLRLVAESTGGRRNQIDTMLVCRVTDDDPAESTEPARAEPPLVVEG, encoded by the coding sequence ATGAGCGCCACCGCGGTCACCCTCCTGGTGATCGCCGTCCTGCTGGTCCCGGTCGCGGGGCTGTTCGCTGCCGTCGACTCCGCCCTGGCCCGGGTCTCCCGGGCCCGGGTGGAGGAGATGCGCCGCGAGGGCGTCGCCCGGGCCGGGGTGCTGCTGGAGGTCGTCGACGACCGGCCGCGGCACGTCTCGCTGCTGCTCCTGCTGCGGATCGCCTGCGAGATGACCGCCGCCGTGCTGATCGCGGTGATCCTGTTCGTCGTCTTCGACGGTGTCGGGGCCGGTGTGGTCACCGCGGCCGCGGTCATGACGGTGGTCAGCTACGTGCTGATCGGCGTCGGCCCGCGCACCCTGGGCCGCCAGCACGCCTACCCGGTCGCGCTGCGCGCCGCCGGGCTCACCCGGCTGCTGGGCAGGGTCCTCGGGCCGGTCTCCACCCTGCTGATCCTGCTGGGCAACGCGATCACCCCCGGTCGCGGCTACCGGGACGGCCCGTTCAGCACCGAGGTCGAGCTGCGCGAGCTGGTCGACATGGCCGAGGAACGCGGCGTCGTCGAGTCCGGCGAGCGCAACATGATCCACTCGGTCTTCGAGCTCGGGGACACCATCGCCCGTGAGGTCATGGTGCCCCGCCCCGACGTGGTCTGGATCGAGCAGACCAAGACGCTGCGGCAGGCCCTGGCGCTCGCGCTGCGCAGCGGGTTCAGCCGGCTGCCGGTCATCGGGGAGAACGTCGACGACGTGGTCGGCGTCGTCTACCTCAAGGACCTGGTCAAGCGCACCCAGGGCAGTGGGGACGGCGGGAAGCAGCGCGTCGAGGACGTCATGCGACCGGCCTCCTTCGTCCCGGAGTCCAAGCCCGTCGACGTCCTGCTGCGCGACATGCAGGCCCGCCGCATCCACATGGCCGTGGTCGTCGACGAGTACGGCGGCTCGGCCGGACTGCTCACGATCGAGGACATCCTCGAGGAGATCGTCGGGGAGATCCAGGACGAGCACGACACGGTCCAGCGGCCGCCGATCGAGGAGCTGCCCGACGGCTCCTACCGGGTCATCGCCCGGCTGCCGGTCGAGGACCTCGCCGACCTGTTCCGGGTCGAGCTGCCCGACGACGACGACGTCGAGACCATCGGCGGCCTGCTGGCCCGGGAGATCGGCCGGGTGCCCATCGAGGGCTCCGAGGCCGTCGTCGGCGGCCTGCGGCTGGTCGCCGAGAGCACCGGCGGACGGCGCAACCAGATCGACACCATGCTCGTCTGCCGCGTCACCGACGACGACCCGGCCGAGTCCACCGAGCCCGCCCGCGCCGAGCCGCCGCTCGTCGTGGAAGGCTGA
- a CDS encoding cytidine deaminase, giving the protein MSAPALQPEDAKLVTLARSARGRTGAPEGAAVRDTDGRTYLAATVSLPSLQLSALQGAVAAAVSSGVEGLEAAAVVSAAGEVEPAGLAAVHDLTAAAPVHLAAPDGTLVATS; this is encoded by the coding sequence GTGAGCGCACCCGCACTGCAGCCCGAGGACGCCAAGCTCGTCACCCTCGCCCGGTCGGCCCGCGGCCGCACCGGTGCGCCGGAGGGGGCCGCCGTCCGGGACACCGACGGCCGCACCTACCTGGCCGCCACCGTGTCCCTGCCCTCGCTGCAGCTGTCGGCGCTGCAGGGCGCCGTCGCGGCCGCGGTGAGCAGCGGCGTCGAGGGCCTGGAGGCCGCGGCCGTGGTCAGCGCCGCCGGCGAGGTGGAGCCGGCCGGGCTGGCCGCCGTGCACGACCTCACCGCCGCCGCGCCGGTCCACCTCGCCGCCCCCGACGGCACCCTCGTCGCCACCTCCTGA
- a CDS encoding GTPase Era, with protein MTPSSQGRWTGTVGGRWETDPVSTPAPPHRSGFVALVGRPNAGKTTLTNALVGEKVGIVSNRPQTTRHAIRGVVHRPAGQIVLVDTPGLHKPKSLLGQRLNDVVRDTLADVDVIVFCIPADQPVGAGDAFIARQLKNVTTPVVLVVTKTDAAPKKEITAQLIAASGLVEAREVVPVSAVAGDQVELLADLLIGMLPEGPLLYPEDQTTDGDVERQIAELVREAALEKVRQEVPHSLAVSVEEIIRKPDPRDASAVFTELHVLLHVERASQKPMLLGKGGSTIKAIGSEARVGLETLLGGRVHLDLHVTVLGEWQDDPKKLNRLGY; from the coding sequence ATGACCCCATCGTCCCAGGGCCGGTGGACCGGGACTGTCGGTGGCCGGTGGGAGACTGACCCGGTGAGCACCCCCGCACCTCCGCACCGCAGTGGCTTCGTCGCCCTGGTCGGCCGCCCGAACGCGGGCAAGACCACGCTCACCAACGCCCTGGTGGGGGAGAAGGTCGGGATCGTCAGCAACCGGCCGCAGACCACCCGGCACGCCATCCGCGGGGTGGTGCACCGCCCCGCCGGGCAGATCGTGCTGGTCGACACCCCCGGGCTGCACAAGCCCAAGAGCCTGCTGGGCCAGCGGCTCAACGACGTCGTGCGGGACACCCTGGCCGACGTCGACGTGATCGTGTTCTGCATCCCGGCCGACCAGCCGGTGGGTGCCGGGGACGCGTTCATCGCCCGCCAGCTGAAGAACGTCACCACCCCCGTCGTCCTGGTGGTCACCAAGACCGACGCGGCGCCGAAGAAGGAGATCACCGCCCAGCTGATCGCCGCCAGCGGCCTGGTCGAGGCCCGCGAGGTGGTGCCGGTGAGCGCGGTGGCCGGTGACCAGGTCGAGCTGCTGGCCGACCTGCTGATCGGGATGCTGCCCGAGGGGCCGCTGCTCTACCCCGAGGACCAGACCACCGACGGCGACGTCGAACGGCAGATCGCCGAGCTCGTCCGCGAGGCCGCCCTGGAGAAGGTCCGCCAGGAGGTGCCGCACTCCCTGGCGGTCAGCGTCGAGGAGATCATCCGCAAGCCCGACCCGCGGGACGCCTCCGCGGTGTTCACCGAGCTGCACGTGCTGCTGCACGTCGAGCGGGCCAGCCAGAAGCCGATGCTGTTGGGCAAGGGCGGGTCGACGATCAAGGCGATCGGCAGCGAGGCGCGGGTCGGCCTGGAGACGCTGCTGGGCGGCCGGGTGCACCTGGACCTGCACGTCACGGTGCTCGGGGAGTGGCAGGACGACCCGAAGAAGCTGAACCGGCTGGGCTACTGA
- the recO gene encoding DNA repair protein RecO, whose translation MSAHTPQALYRDEGVVLRVQKLGEADRIITVLTRRTGKVRAVAKGVRRTKSKFGARLEPFSHVDLQLYTGRNLDIVSQAESLRSYGPAIVGDYPCYTAGTAVLETADRLTAEEKEPSLRLFLLVIGALRSLSERSHPPGLVLDAFLLRAMSVAGWEPALSDCARCGEPGPHRHFSVPGGGMVCPACRPTGSTMPSPVTIGLLESLLTGDWQAAEASQGINRREGSGLVAALLQWHLERGLRSLSLVERT comes from the coding sequence GTGTCCGCGCACACCCCGCAGGCGCTCTACCGCGACGAGGGCGTGGTGCTCCGGGTGCAGAAGCTCGGTGAGGCCGACCGGATCATCACCGTGCTCACCCGGCGCACCGGCAAGGTGCGCGCGGTCGCCAAGGGCGTGCGGCGCACCAAGAGCAAGTTCGGCGCCCGGCTGGAGCCGTTCAGCCACGTGGACCTGCAGCTCTACACCGGCCGCAACCTCGACATCGTCAGCCAGGCGGAGTCACTGCGCTCCTACGGCCCGGCGATCGTGGGCGACTACCCCTGCTACACCGCCGGCACCGCCGTGCTGGAGACCGCCGACCGGCTGACCGCGGAGGAGAAGGAGCCCTCGCTGCGGCTGTTCCTGCTGGTCATCGGGGCGCTGCGGTCGCTGTCGGAGCGGAGCCACCCGCCGGGCCTGGTGCTCGACGCGTTCCTGCTGCGGGCGATGTCGGTGGCCGGCTGGGAGCCCGCGCTGTCGGACTGCGCCCGCTGCGGGGAGCCCGGCCCGCACCGGCACTTCTCCGTCCCCGGCGGCGGCATGGTCTGCCCGGCCTGCCGGCCCACCGGGTCCACGATGCCCAGCCCGGTCACCATCGGGCTCCTGGAGTCGCTGCTCACCGGTGACTGGCAGGCCGCCGAGGCCAGCCAGGGGATCAACCGGCGCGAGGGCAGCGGCCTGGTGGCGGCGCTGCTGCAGTGGCACCTCGAGCGCGGCCTGCGCTCGCTGTCCCTGGTCGAACGCACGTGA
- a CDS encoding isoprenyl transferase, whose amino-acid sequence MKREVRQPTPHPSGARPPEIPADKVPHHVAVVMDGNGRWAKERGLPRTKGHEAGESSLFDCVEGAIELGVRAISAYAFSTENWKRSPDEVRFLMGFNRDVIRRRRDEMHELGVRVRWAGRRPRLWRSVIDELQVAEELTKDNDVLTLTMCVNYGGRAEIADAAAAIAREVAAGRIKPDKVDEKTVARFLDEPDMPDVDLFLRSSGENRTSNFLLWQSAYAELVFQDVLWPDFDRRDLWRACEEYASRQRRFGSA is encoded by the coding sequence GTGAAGCGCGAGGTCAGGCAGCCCACACCGCACCCGTCGGGGGCCCGGCCCCCGGAGATCCCGGCCGACAAGGTGCCGCACCACGTCGCCGTGGTGATGGACGGCAACGGCCGGTGGGCCAAGGAGCGCGGGCTGCCGCGCACCAAGGGCCACGAGGCGGGGGAGTCCAGCCTGTTCGACTGCGTCGAGGGCGCCATCGAGCTCGGGGTGCGGGCGATCAGCGCCTACGCCTTCTCCACCGAGAACTGGAAGCGCAGCCCCGACGAGGTCCGCTTCCTGATGGGCTTCAACCGCGACGTCATCCGGCGCCGGCGCGACGAGATGCACGAGCTGGGGGTGCGGGTCCGCTGGGCCGGTCGTCGTCCCCGGTTGTGGCGCAGCGTCATCGACGAGCTGCAGGTCGCCGAGGAGCTGACGAAGGACAACGACGTGCTCACGCTGACCATGTGCGTGAACTACGGCGGCCGGGCCGAGATCGCCGACGCCGCGGCCGCCATCGCCCGCGAGGTGGCGGCGGGGCGGATCAAGCCGGACAAGGTGGACGAGAAGACCGTCGCCCGGTTCCTCGACGAGCCCGACATGCCCGACGTCGACCTGTTCCTGCGCAGCTCGGGGGAGAACCGCACCAGCAACTTCCTGCTCTGGCAGTCGGCCTACGCCGAGCTGGTGTTCCAGGACGTGCTGTGGCCGGACTTCGACCGCCGCGACCTGTGGCGGGCCTGCGAGGAGTACGCCTCCCGGCAGCGGCGGTTCGGCTCGGCCTGA